In a genomic window of Gammaproteobacteria bacterium:
- a CDS encoding NADH-quinone oxidoreductase subunit J, with protein sequence MINLPVLVFYAFASLLVLSSAMVIISRNPVRGALFLVLAFFASSVLWMLMEAEFLALALIFVYVGAVMTLFLFVVMMLNLDLVPSREGFVRYLPFGILVMVLFVSVMIIVITPEHFKLGSTGAVVAHPEGYSNVKEIGEILYTQYFYPFELAAILLLTAIIAAITLTFRGRQHSRVQLIKKQLSATKADRMYLVDPKESK encoded by the coding sequence ATGATTAATTTACCAGTACTTGTTTTTTATGCGTTTGCGTCATTGCTCGTGTTGTCGTCTGCGATGGTTATTATTTCGCGCAATCCTGTAAGAGGAGCGTTATTCCTCGTGTTGGCATTTTTTGCGAGCAGCGTGTTGTGGATGTTGATGGAAGCTGAATTTTTAGCGCTTGCTTTGATCTTTGTGTATGTAGGCGCTGTCATGACATTATTTCTATTCGTTGTCATGATGCTTAATTTGGATTTAGTGCCTTCGCGCGAAGGATTTGTCCGCTATTTACCTTTCGGTATTTTAGTGATGGTTTTATTTGTTTCAGTGATGATCATTGTTATCACACCGGAACATTTTAAATTAGGCTCGACGGGAGCAGTTGTCGCTCATCCAGAAGGTTATAGTAATGTGAAAGAAATTGGCGAGATATTGTATACGCAGTATTTTTACCCGTTTGAGCTTGCCGCAATATTATTATTAACGGCAATAATAGCTGCGATTACGTTAACCTTTAGAGGTCGTCAGCACTCGAGAGTCCAGCTTATTAAGAAGCAATTATCTGCAACGAAAGCAGATCGAATGTATTTGGTTGATCCAAAAGAGAGTAAATAG
- the nuoG gene encoding NADH-quinone oxidoreductase subunit NuoG, translating into MFNIEINGKSVEANDGQMVIDAADAAGIYIPRFCYHKKLSVAANCRMCLVEVEKMGKPVPACATPAVSGMKVFTQSQKALDAQKAVMEFLLINHPLDCPICDQGGECELQDLAVGYGDDVGRYTEGKRSVADEDIGPLVATEMTRCIHCTRCVRFGTEIAGFRELGMTGRGEKSRIGTYVKHFMQSEVSGNIIDLCPVGALTSKPYRFTARAWEMSQQRSIAPHDCLGSNIYVHTRGYEYSDYREVMRVVPRENESINETWLSDRDRFSYEGLHKDHRLTGPLIKKEGKWLQVDWSTALNFAVNNLRDVVNAKKSEQLAAIASPSSTTEELYLLQKIMRDLGSNNIDHRLQQMDFSQQENCALYPGMNTELASLESMDTILLVGSDIRREQPLAGLRVRKASLNGATIMRIGSIDSEMNFKLTENIHTTPFSLIETLKTILDSLTTSANNNPIAQQLKSAEKSIIILGAEAQSHPQATLVRALCLEIAKLSNAHVATMTVGANSAGAWIAGAVPHRKAAGENLTTEGLNAQTMFSQPRAAYILLNVEPEHDLIYSASAIAALKAADFVVCMSPYMSSVHAEVADVLLPIAPFTETDGTFVNVEGKWQSFNAVSPPFGEVRPGWKVLRVLGNLLELQGYDYICASEIRTELEKLLEHGTAPTERTSLDKNATATGKKGLEIIYEWPAVCIDGLARRAKALQATLPSMQQAISINQSMAQDLGVNAEQEITLKQSGLEITVPVQVDARVPNNCVLIPKGITLTSGFGDGFAEINVERGNRHA; encoded by the coding sequence ATGTTTAATATTGAAATAAATGGTAAATCAGTTGAAGCCAATGATGGTCAGATGGTCATTGATGCGGCTGATGCAGCAGGTATTTATATTCCACGGTTTTGTTACCACAAAAAATTATCAGTCGCTGCGAATTGTCGCATGTGTCTCGTCGAAGTTGAGAAAATGGGCAAACCTGTTCCAGCGTGTGCTACACCCGCTGTGTCTGGAATGAAAGTATTTACTCAATCGCAGAAAGCTTTAGATGCTCAGAAAGCAGTCATGGAATTTTTGCTCATTAATCATCCATTAGATTGCCCTATTTGTGACCAAGGCGGTGAATGTGAGTTGCAAGATTTAGCGGTGGGTTATGGTGATGATGTAGGACGATATACCGAGGGAAAACGTTCGGTTGCTGATGAAGATATTGGTCCTTTAGTAGCAACAGAAATGACACGTTGTATTCATTGCACACGTTGTGTTCGATTTGGTACTGAAATTGCAGGATTTCGTGAATTGGGTATGACGGGTCGTGGAGAAAAATCTCGGATTGGAACGTACGTTAAACATTTTATGCAATCTGAAGTCTCCGGAAATATCATTGATTTATGTCCGGTCGGCGCGTTGACTTCTAAACCATATCGTTTTACTGCACGAGCTTGGGAAATGTCTCAGCAGCGCAGTATTGCACCTCATGATTGTTTAGGATCAAATATTTATGTTCATACACGTGGTTATGAGTACAGTGACTATCGTGAAGTGATGCGAGTAGTGCCTCGTGAAAATGAAAGTATTAATGAAACGTGGTTGTCAGATCGAGATCGATTTAGTTATGAAGGCCTTCATAAAGATCATAGATTAACGGGCCCCCTGATTAAAAAAGAAGGTAAGTGGTTGCAAGTTGATTGGTCAACCGCACTCAATTTCGCAGTCAATAATTTGCGCGATGTCGTTAATGCGAAAAAATCTGAACAGTTAGCTGCTATTGCTTCGCCTTCTTCGACTACAGAAGAATTATATTTATTACAAAAAATAATGCGAGATTTAGGTTCTAATAATATTGATCATCGTTTGCAACAAATGGATTTTTCGCAACAGGAAAATTGTGCATTATATCCTGGCATGAATACGGAGCTTGCTTCGTTAGAGTCTATGGATACAATTTTATTAGTAGGTTCTGATATTCGTCGCGAACAACCTTTAGCCGGACTTCGAGTACGTAAAGCATCATTGAATGGCGCTACTATTATGCGAATTGGAAGCATTGATAGTGAAATGAATTTTAAATTAACAGAAAATATTCACACCACACCGTTTTCATTGATTGAAACGTTAAAAACAATACTGGATTCATTGACAACAAGTGCGAATAACAACCCCATTGCTCAACAGCTTAAAAGTGCAGAGAAATCGATTATTATTTTAGGTGCTGAAGCTCAATCACATCCGCAAGCAACTTTAGTTCGTGCGTTGTGTTTAGAAATTGCAAAACTATCGAATGCCCATGTTGCCACGATGACAGTGGGTGCGAATAGTGCAGGCGCGTGGATTGCCGGTGCAGTGCCTCATCGAAAAGCAGCGGGTGAAAATTTAACCACCGAAGGTCTGAATGCTCAAACCATGTTTTCGCAACCACGAGCTGCTTATATATTGTTAAATGTCGAGCCGGAACATGATTTAATCTATTCAGCTTCTGCTATCGCAGCATTAAAAGCTGCCGATTTTGTCGTGTGCATGTCTCCTTATATGAGTTCTGTTCACGCAGAAGTTGCGGATGTGTTATTGCCTATTGCACCTTTTACTGAAACTGATGGAACTTTTGTAAACGTAGAAGGTAAATGGCAATCTTTTAATGCGGTGAGTCCTCCCTTTGGAGAAGTGCGACCCGGTTGGAAAGTGTTACGTGTGTTAGGTAATTTACTCGAATTGCAGGGTTATGATTATATTTGCGCCTCTGAAATTCGAACCGAATTAGAAAAATTATTAGAGCATGGCACTGCTCCTACAGAACGTACATCGTTAGATAAAAATGCGACTGCTACTGGAAAAAAAGGATTAGAAATTATTTATGAATGGCCTGCTGTGTGTATTGATGGATTAGCTCGTCGAGCGAAGGCGCTTCAAGCTACATTACCTTCGATGCAACAAGCGATTTCTATTAATCAAAGCATGGCACAAGATTTAGGCGTTAATGCAGAGCAAGAAATCACACTTAAGCAAAGTGGTCTTGAAATCACAGTTCCGGTTCAAGTTGATGCGCGAGTACCTAATAACTGTGTATTGATTCCAAAAGGTATTACTTTAACTTCTGGGTTTGGTGACGGATTTGCCGAAATTAATGTAGAGCGAGGTAATCGCCATGCTTGA
- a CDS encoding NADH-quinone oxidoreductase subunit M has translation MLTNLPLLSLQIWLPTLSAAVVLFLGKIGFEKLGRILAIATVFLCLLLCIPLYTNFDTTTYAYQFRETLSWIPMFGIQYDIGVDGIAMPLVILTVFTSLIVILASWKAIQDKATQYLATFLVLQAMTVGVFVAIDAMLFYVFWEAMLIPMYLAIGIWGSQNRSYAAIKFFLYTFLGSALMLIVMLYLGMRADSFSIPSFYSLPLTMIQQVLIFLAFLLAFAVKVPMWPVHTWLPDAHTEAPAGGSVILAALMLKVGGYGFFRFSMPITPDASNTLSWLMIGLSLIAIVYIGLIALAQTDMKRLIAYSSVAHMGFVTLGCFMIYMIVKATGNHQDAFMGLEGAMVQMISHGFGSGALFLGFGMLYDRMHTREIAKFGGIANTMPVFAALFMVFAMSNVGLPGTSGFVGEFMVILSAFKANFWIAIAAGLTLIIGASYTLWMYKRVFYGEVISNDVATLKDVSWLEWSVLMMLVIAIFVIGFYPESLLRVMHSSIDHLVQLSLQSKL, from the coding sequence ATGTTAACGAATTTACCTTTACTGAGTTTGCAAATCTGGCTTCCGACCTTATCGGCAGCTGTGGTTTTATTTTTAGGAAAAATCGGTTTTGAAAAACTAGGACGTATTCTAGCGATTGCGACTGTTTTTCTGTGCTTATTATTGTGTATTCCGTTGTATACAAATTTTGATACAACAACTTATGCGTATCAATTCCGGGAAACCTTATCGTGGATTCCGATGTTTGGAATTCAATATGATATTGGTGTAGATGGTATCGCGATGCCGTTAGTCATTTTAACCGTTTTTACTTCTCTGATTGTAATCTTAGCGTCGTGGAAAGCGATTCAAGATAAGGCTACTCAATATTTGGCGACATTTTTAGTGTTGCAAGCAATGACTGTTGGTGTGTTTGTTGCGATTGATGCGATGCTATTTTATGTGTTTTGGGAAGCAATGCTGATACCTATGTATTTAGCAATCGGAATTTGGGGAAGTCAAAATCGTTCCTACGCAGCAATAAAGTTTTTCTTGTATACATTTTTGGGTTCTGCACTGATGTTAATTGTCATGTTGTATTTAGGAATGCGTGCAGATAGTTTTTCAATACCAAGTTTTTATAGCTTACCGTTAACGATGATTCAACAAGTGCTCATATTCTTAGCGTTTTTATTAGCGTTTGCTGTAAAGGTGCCCATGTGGCCAGTGCATACATGGTTGCCTGATGCGCATACCGAAGCACCTGCAGGTGGATCTGTTATTTTGGCAGCCTTAATGTTGAAAGTGGGCGGTTACGGATTTTTCCGATTCAGTATGCCAATCACCCCTGATGCATCGAATACATTGAGCTGGTTAATGATTGGGCTTTCTCTAATTGCGATTGTTTATATTGGTCTGATCGCATTGGCGCAAACTGATATGAAACGATTAATTGCCTACTCTTCGGTTGCTCATATGGGATTCGTGACACTGGGCTGCTTTATGATTTATATGATTGTGAAAGCCACGGGGAATCATCAAGATGCGTTTATGGGACTTGAAGGTGCCATGGTTCAAATGATTTCGCACGGATTTGGTTCTGGTGCACTCTTCCTTGGATTCGGTATGTTATATGATCGGATGCATACTCGTGAAATTGCTAAGTTCGGTGGTATTGCGAACACTATGCCAGTTTTTGCTGCGCTGTTTATGGTGTTTGCAATGTCGAATGTAGGTTTACCTGGCACGAGTGGTTTCGTCGGTGAATTTATGGTGATTTTAAGCGCTTTCAAAGCGAATTTCTGGATTGCGATTGCTGCAGGATTGACGTTAATTATTGGGGCTAGCTATACATTGTGGATGTATAAACGAGTTTTTTATGGTGAAGTGATTAGTAATGACGTTGCAACATTAAAGGATGTGTCGTGGTTAGAGTGGAGTGTATTAATGATGCTCGTAATCGCAATTTTTGTCATTGGTTTTTATCCTGAATCATTATTGCGCGTGATGCATTCATCCATTGATCATTTAGTGCAATTAAGTTTACAAAGTAAGTTATAA
- the nuoF gene encoding NADH-quinone oxidoreductase subunit NuoF, with product MANEVCFRTLGHENPSSLSTYEKLGGYSAWKKIVKENTPKKDIIETIKKSCLRGRGGAGFPTGLKWSFMPDSDVQKYLLCNSDESEPGTCKDRDILRYNPHQLIEGMLIGCYAIGSSVGYNYMRGEYCGEPFLAVERALNEARQAGFVGSNILGSGIDIEIHNHLGAGAYICGEETALIESLEGKKGFPRFKPPFPANYGLYGKPTTVNNTETLASVPVIMEKGAEWFLNLGKPNNGGTKIFCVSGHVEKPGNYEVPLGIPFAKLLELAGGVRDGNKLKAVIPGGTSMPVMRADVIMNTDMDYDSLMKAGSMLGSAGVIVMDEKTCMVDALLRISEFYADESCGQCTPCREGTGWLMRMIERIEHGHGCPGDLEKLTNVAKNIEGRTICALGEAAAWPVGSFVKHFYDEFEAHITQKKCPFK from the coding sequence TACGCCTAAAAAAGATATCATTGAAACTATAAAAAAATCTTGCCTAAGAGGCCGTGGTGGAGCCGGTTTTCCTACTGGATTAAAATGGAGTTTTATGCCGGATTCGGATGTACAGAAATATCTGCTGTGCAATTCAGATGAAAGTGAACCGGGCACTTGTAAAGATCGCGATATTTTGCGCTACAATCCTCATCAATTAATTGAAGGGATGCTTATTGGATGTTATGCAATTGGTTCAAGCGTTGGGTATAACTATATGCGTGGTGAGTATTGTGGCGAACCATTTCTGGCGGTTGAGCGAGCACTCAACGAGGCCCGACAAGCAGGCTTCGTGGGTAGCAATATCTTGGGTTCAGGAATTGATATTGAAATACATAATCATTTAGGTGCTGGCGCTTATATTTGCGGAGAAGAAACTGCGTTGATTGAATCACTTGAAGGTAAAAAAGGATTCCCACGTTTTAAACCGCCATTTCCGGCAAATTATGGGCTTTATGGAAAACCAACGACTGTTAATAATACTGAAACACTGGCTTCAGTACCTGTGATTATGGAAAAAGGTGCGGAGTGGTTTTTAAACTTGGGTAAGCCCAATAATGGTGGGACCAAAATATTCTGTGTTTCTGGTCATGTTGAAAAACCGGGTAATTATGAAGTGCCATTAGGAATTCCATTTGCGAAATTATTAGAACTTGCAGGTGGGGTAAGAGATGGCAATAAATTAAAAGCGGTCATCCCTGGTGGAACGTCAATGCCTGTCATGCGGGCAGACGTGATTATGAATACCGATATGGATTATGACTCTTTAATGAAGGCAGGTTCTATGTTGGGTTCTGCTGGTGTGATCGTCATGGACGAGAAGACGTGCATGGTCGATGCATTATTGCGAATTTCAGAATTTTACGCTGATGAATCCTGTGGTCAATGTACACCCTGTCGTGAAGGAACAGGTTGGTTAATGCGCATGATAGAGCGAATAGAACACGGCCATGGATGTCCAGGTGACTTAGAAAAGCTAACCAATGTTGCAAAAAATATCGAAGGTCGAACAATTTGTGCGTTAGGTGAAGCAGCAGCATGGCCAGTAGGAAGTTTTGTGAAACATTTTTATGATGAGTTTGAAGCGCATATCACTCAAAAGAAATGTCCGTTTAAGTAA
- the nuoL gene encoding NADH-quinone oxidoreductase subunit L, whose amino-acid sequence MTTVHNLALIAILAPLVGSLIAGLFGKKIGVNSSQSVTIAGIAVSFLCSLILAKSILIDHVQPLNETIYVWGTSGNYTLSVGFLIDQLSVLMMNIVTFVSLLVHIYSIGYMEGDPGVQRFFSYMSLFTFGMLSLVMANNFLLLFFGWETVGLVSYLLIGFWFKKDSAALGGFKAFIVNRVGDFGFLLGIAVILSYFGTLDYATVFAAAPNFLNSTLSIVSNYEWSALTVICLLLFVGAMGKSAQLPLHIWLPESMEGPTPISALIHAATMVTAGVYMVARMSPLYNLSPTAMSVVMIIGATGALSLGLLAVVENDIKRVIAFSTMSQLGYMMAANGAGAYEAGIFHLATHACFKALLFLGAGSVIIAMHHEQNLHKMGNLRKYMPITYITFLIGTLAITAIPPFAGFFSKDTIIEAVRESHVSGAFYAYCCLLIGAFVTAVYSFRALFLAFHTSERMDEETRSHLHETKAVITVPLIILAIASVLLGVLIVGPMLFTQPKLMGQTMLVPAGLDVLGELAKEYHGVLPMMLHGFLGLTFWFTMAGLATAWICYIKKPELPKLFAERFATVRYVLLKRYGFDALNQLVFVRGTRTLSNFFYYFADAKVIDSWLVNGSGRGVQRVASLIRRVQSGYLYHYAFSMILGIVALLLWVVLS is encoded by the coding sequence ATAACGACAGTACACAATCTTGCATTAATTGCTATTTTGGCTCCGCTAGTCGGAAGTTTAATCGCGGGATTATTTGGTAAAAAAATCGGTGTGAACAGTTCGCAATCGGTGACAATTGCAGGTATCGCAGTTTCATTTCTCTGCTCTTTGATTTTAGCAAAATCAATATTGATTGATCATGTTCAGCCGTTAAATGAAACAATCTATGTCTGGGGCACCAGTGGAAATTACACGCTATCAGTTGGTTTTTTGATTGATCAATTAAGCGTTTTAATGATGAACATTGTGACCTTTGTTTCGCTGTTGGTTCATATATATAGTATTGGCTATATGGAAGGTGATCCTGGCGTACAACGATTTTTTAGTTATATGTCGTTATTCACTTTTGGAATGCTTTCACTCGTGATGGCCAATAATTTCCTATTATTGTTTTTTGGTTGGGAAACGGTCGGATTAGTGTCATATCTTTTAATCGGTTTTTGGTTCAAAAAGGATTCGGCCGCTTTGGGAGGTTTCAAAGCCTTTATTGTGAATCGAGTGGGTGATTTCGGATTTTTATTGGGGATCGCTGTTATATTAAGTTATTTTGGCACCTTAGATTACGCAACAGTGTTTGCAGCAGCACCTAACTTCTTGAATTCAACATTATCAATCGTTTCTAATTATGAATGGTCTGCATTGACAGTAATTTGCTTGCTTTTATTTGTAGGTGCGATGGGTAAATCTGCTCAGTTACCATTACATATTTGGTTGCCCGAATCGATGGAAGGTCCTACACCTATTTCTGCGTTGATCCATGCGGCGACGATGGTGACAGCGGGTGTTTACATGGTGGCTAGAATGTCTCCGCTCTATAATCTCAGTCCAACCGCAATGTCTGTGGTGATGATAATCGGTGCTACAGGCGCTTTATCACTCGGATTATTAGCCGTCGTTGAAAATGATATTAAACGCGTGATTGCTTTTTCAACGATGTCACAATTAGGTTATATGATGGCTGCCAATGGTGCAGGTGCTTATGAAGCGGGCATTTTTCATTTAGCGACTCATGCGTGCTTTAAAGCACTATTATTCTTAGGGGCGGGTTCTGTCATTATTGCGATGCATCACGAACAAAATTTGCACAAGATGGGAAATTTACGAAAATATATGCCCATCACATATATTACTTTTTTAATTGGTACTCTCGCGATAACAGCAATCCCGCCATTCGCAGGATTTTTCTCAAAAGATACGATTATTGAAGCTGTTCGTGAATCACATGTGTCAGGTGCATTTTATGCGTATTGTTGTTTATTAATAGGTGCTTTTGTTACAGCCGTATATTCATTTCGTGCCCTCTTTTTAGCATTTCATACTTCTGAACGCATGGACGAAGAAACCCGTTCCCATTTACATGAAACGAAAGCGGTTATTACCGTGCCACTCATTATTCTTGCGATTGCTTCTGTGCTGTTGGGCGTGCTGATTGTGGGCCCCATGTTATTCACCCAGCCAAAGCTCATGGGGCAAACTATGTTGGTACCAGCTGGACTCGATGTGTTGGGAGAATTAGCGAAAGAGTATCATGGTGTGTTACCGATGATGCTGCACGGATTTTTAGGATTAACTTTCTGGTTTACGATGGCCGGGCTTGCGACAGCATGGATTTGTTATATTAAAAAACCTGAGTTACCTAAATTATTTGCAGAACGTTTTGCTACAGTGCGTTACGTACTTCTAAAACGCTACGGTTTTGATGCATTGAATCAGTTGGTATTTGTGCGTGGTACTAGAACACTAAGTAATTTTTTCTATTACTTTGCTGACGCAAAAGTGATCGATAGTTGGTTGGTCAATGGATCTGGTCGTGGAGTTCAACGCGTTGCTTCGCTGATTCGGCGAGTGCAATCCGGTTATTTATATCATTACGCGTTTTCCATGATTTTGGGCATTGTGGCTCTGTTACTTTGGGTTGTGTTGAGTTAG
- the nuoH gene encoding NADH-quinone oxidoreductase subunit NuoH, producing the protein MLEQLISLAWIIAKILIIVLPLLGVVAYLTMAERKVIAYMQYRIGVNRVGIRGIGQPIADAIKLVFKEIIIPTASNRYLFVLAPILAMTPALVAWSVVPFDDGWVLANVNAGVLFIFAMTSIGIYGIICAGWGSNSKYAFFSAMRVAAQMVSYEIAMGFALVGVLIAAGSMNFTEIVHAQSGSLLHWYWLPLLPLFVVYWVAGLAETNRAPFDVAEGESEIVAGFHVEYSGMTFAMFFLAEYANMILISSLAVLMFLGGWLSPFQGIPLLESTFNWVPGIIWFAAKVSLFLYLYLWIRATFPRYRYDQIMRLGWKVLIPVTLLWILVVALAVQFHLAPWFV; encoded by the coding sequence ATGCTTGAACAATTAATTAGCTTAGCTTGGATCATTGCAAAAATTTTAATTATTGTGCTGCCATTGCTTGGCGTTGTTGCTTATTTGACGATGGCCGAAAGAAAAGTCATTGCATATATGCAGTATCGTATTGGAGTAAATCGTGTAGGAATTCGAGGAATTGGACAGCCCATTGCAGATGCAATTAAATTGGTGTTTAAAGAAATTATTATTCCAACTGCGTCTAATCGTTACTTGTTTGTATTGGCTCCTATTTTAGCAATGACACCCGCTCTTGTCGCTTGGTCAGTAGTTCCTTTTGATGATGGTTGGGTTTTGGCTAATGTTAATGCCGGTGTTCTATTTATTTTTGCGATGACCTCAATTGGAATTTATGGAATTATTTGTGCAGGTTGGGGGTCAAATTCTAAATACGCTTTTTTTAGTGCGATGCGTGTTGCAGCGCAAATGGTTTCCTATGAAATTGCGATGGGGTTTGCGTTGGTGGGAGTTTTGATTGCTGCTGGCTCAATGAACTTTACTGAAATTGTTCATGCTCAAAGTGGTAGCTTATTACATTGGTATTGGTTGCCATTATTGCCGTTGTTTGTTGTGTATTGGGTAGCGGGTCTTGCTGAAACAAATCGCGCTCCTTTTGATGTCGCAGAAGGTGAGTCAGAAATTGTTGCTGGATTTCATGTGGAATATTCTGGTATGACATTCGCAATGTTTTTCTTAGCAGAATATGCCAATATGATTTTAATTTCTAGCTTAGCGGTATTGATGTTTTTGGGTGGGTGGTTGTCACCTTTTCAAGGAATCCCATTATTAGAGTCGACGTTTAATTGGGTGCCTGGCATTATTTGGTTTGCTGCGAAAGTTTCGTTGTTCTTGTATTTGTATTTATGGATACGAGCAACGTTTCCACGCTATCGTTATGACCAAATTATGCGTTTAGGATGGAAAGTGCTTATTCCTGTCACGTTGCTGTGGATTTTAGTGGTAGCACTTGCGGTTCAATTTCATTTAGCACCTTGGTTTGTATGA
- the nuoI gene encoding NADH-quinone oxidoreductase subunit NuoI — translation MKRLLNTVKSFTLWELFQGLFVTGRAFFGKKITIQYPEEETPISPRFRGMLALRRYPNGEERCIACKLCEAVCPAAAITIEAEEREDGTRRTTKYEIDAFKCINCGFCEEACPVDSIVLTPEMHYHMENRGENILTKEKLLAIGDLYEERLAADRAADEKYR, via the coding sequence ATGAAAAGATTATTAAATACAGTTAAAAGTTTTACACTTTGGGAATTATTCCAAGGGTTATTTGTCACTGGGCGCGCTTTTTTTGGGAAGAAAATTACTATTCAATATCCCGAAGAAGAAACGCCTATATCCCCTCGTTTTAGAGGGATGTTGGCACTGAGACGCTATCCCAATGGTGAAGAACGTTGTATCGCATGTAAATTATGTGAAGCTGTTTGTCCTGCAGCGGCGATTACGATCGAAGCGGAAGAACGAGAGGATGGTACACGTCGAACAACAAAATATGAAATTGATGCATTTAAATGTATTAATTGTGGATTTTGTGAAGAAGCCTGTCCGGTTGATTCCATTGTGCTAACGCCAGAGATGCATTACCACATGGAAAATCGCGGTGAAAATATTTTGACTAAAGAAAAACTGTTGGCTATTGGTGATTTGTATGAAGAACGCCTAGCCGCTGATCGGGCTGCTGATGAAAAATATCGGTAG
- the nuoK gene encoding NADH-quinone oxidoreductase subunit NuoK, whose product MITLSHYLIVGAIVFSLSLAGIILNRKNLIVLFMCVELMLLAVNMNFVAFSQYLGGTMGQIFVFFILTVAAAESAIGLAILVVLYRKRGTINVAELDTLKG is encoded by the coding sequence ATGATTACCCTATCACATTATTTGATTGTTGGTGCAATTGTGTTTTCTCTGAGTCTTGCAGGGATAATATTGAATCGTAAAAATCTAATTGTACTATTTATGTGTGTAGAACTCATGTTGCTCGCAGTCAATATGAATTTTGTCGCCTTCTCTCAGTATCTGGGTGGTACGATGGGGCAAATCTTTGTCTTTTTTATTCTGACTGTGGCTGCTGCTGAATCAGCCATCGGTTTGGCAATTCTCGTAGTATTATATCGTAAGCGCGGCACTATTAATGTCGCAGAATTAGATACATTGAAGGGTTAA